A genomic window from Phoenix dactylifera cultivar Barhee BC4 chromosome 7, palm_55x_up_171113_PBpolish2nd_filt_p, whole genome shotgun sequence includes:
- the LOC103720427 gene encoding uncharacterized protein LOC103720427 isoform X1, whose amino-acid sequence MCNQGLKHRQSEIPLSAAAAHFSPIPGEMESATATAAVPLDEPPRVKFLCSFGGSILPRPLDGRLRYVGGETRIVTVPRDISYEDLLARMRELFEGVVVIKYQQPDEDLDALVSVVNDDDVMNMMEEYDKLGATGDGFTRLRIFLFSQHPDQDAASIVHFDADERETERRYVDALNSLSDTKSPSPPDISEQFFGPPTIEGGIHNQLSLHHLKIPHPSHGQWNGEVDGPWSPAYFSPGCHAAHDPREFPPSPSSARFHLGPGEFNERVSDEFVRQSPGHQLLQYDHHSPHSMENVVWLPPGAIIQEKAGFPSNLGHSHNVMEGSSICEHCRMAFQRNQGSVLDARYLDSRWKHGQPHVEQSNVGNEYVGHFSNSCAECYHGREAYMLNQDVKLDQGRYVQEQNERHRPFYNEPHGHDKGYVLHHHQVNHRLEDPRVHLSGTGRVSEHYVVDGNVMNVPFAHGNVYNEHTVPSNCINHDDTRYLRPGTELGNEVFHVQQTVGGGAHTHISGFEDNAVRYGNHPSPYGADSLYQVPQNLAPIQSSRRKVQPPVRPGTSYESPGLMMPNGGMNSGFIRRTQDGSPRYPFVGVDDQVQSPWSMQNDTKSQRMYGFDGSAAPDYLYYHGSRISLAPDSVQGQLGTLHAESPSEAIPIAPTSSCPVNGKVVASSASDYHHSPSMGSDVILRMQAAEEKNQIVEVYETKPAETTKQAGAETVEEPDEHMNLSPNNKQKLEFDSNELKPIEEEHHTARVGDADASNENGNISEERLIFLPEMMASVKKLYLEGVVEVAAKAHEDAGANITSIPNNDDSSSHELASGNFNACLEAESDGDGENQKISKIEPTTAEAEALARGLQTIKNDDLEEIRELGSGTYGAVYHGKWKGSDVAIKRIKASCFAGRPSERERLIADFWKEALTLSSLHHPNVVSFYGVVRDGPNGSLATVTEFMVNGSLKQFLQKKDRTIDRRKRLIIAMDVAFGMEYLHGKNIVHFDLKCENLLVNMRDPQRPVCKIGDLGLSKVKQHTLVSGGVRGTLPWMAPELLSGKSHMVSEKIDVYSFGIVMWELLTGEEPYANKHCAFIIGGIVNNTLRPQIPTWCDPEWKTLMESCWSSDPAERPSFSEISQKLRKMAAAINVK is encoded by the exons ATGTGCAATCAGGGATTGAAGCACCGTCAGTCTGAGATCCCTTTGTCCGCCGCTGCTGCTCATTTCTCTCCGATCCCGGGCGAGATGGAATCTGCCACTGCTACCGCCGCCGTCCCCCTTGATGAGCCCCCACGCGTCAAGTTCCTCTGCAGCTTCGGTGGGAGCATCCTCCCCCGCCCGCTTGACGGGCGGCTCCGCTATGTTGGTGGTGAGACCAGGATCGTGACCGTCCCCCGAGACATCTCCTATGAGGACCTTTTGGCTCGGATGCGGGAGCTCTTCGAGGGGGTCGTGGTCATCAAGTACCAGCAGCCTGATGAGGACCTTGATGCTTTGGTCTCGGTTGTGAACGATGACGATGTGATGAATATGATGGAGGAGTACGACAAGCTCGGTGCCACCGGCGATGGGTTCACTCGGCTCCGGATCTTCCTCTTCTCGCAGCACCCTGATCAAGATGCGGCCTCTATTGTGCATTTCGATGCTGACGAGCGAGAGACGGAGAGGAGGTATGTCGATGCCCTTAACAGCCTTAGTGACACTAAATCTCCGTCGCCACCTGATATCTCCGAGCAGTTCTTTGGGCCCCCGACCATTGAAGGGGGAATTCACAATCAGCTCAGCTTACATCATCTCAAGATTCCTCACCCCTCTCACGGGCAGTGGAATGGCGAAGTGGATGGTCCATGGAGCCCTGCCTACTTCTCCCCAGGGTGCCATGCTGCCCATGACCCTAGGGAATTCCCACCTTCACCCTCGTCTGCAAGATTCCACCTTGGGCCTGGAGAATTTAATGAAAGGGTTTCGGATGAGTTTGTTAGGCAGTCACCCGGACACCAACTCCTTCAGTACGATCACCACTCTCCACACTCAATGGAGAACGTGGTGTGGCTCCCCCCAGGAGCCATCATCCAAGAAAAGGCTGGATTTCCAAGTAATTTAGGCCATTCTCACAATGTTATGGAGGGAAGTAGTATCTGTGAGCATTGCCGCATGGCTTTTCAGAGGAATCAAGGTTCTGTGTTGGATGCTCGGTATCTTGACTCTCGCTGGAAGCATGGGCAGCCTCACGTGGAGCAATCAAACGTGGGGAATGAATATGTTGGTCATTTTTCTAATTCATGTGCTGAGTGCTACCATGGCAGGGAGGCATATATGTTAAACCAAGATGTGAAACTGGACCAAGGTAGATATGTGCAAGAGCAGAATGAGCGCCACCGCCCTTTCTATAACGAGCCTCATGGTCATGACAAGGGTTATGTTTTACACCACCATCAGGTTAATCATCGACTCGAGGATCCGAGAGTGCATCTCTCAGGAACTGGTCGGGTAAGTGAGCACTATGTTGTTGATGGGAATGTCATGAATGTTCCTTTTGCACACGGAAATGTTTATAATGAACATACAGTTCCATCTAACTGCATCAACCATGATGACACCCGTTACCTTCGACCTGGCACCGAACTTGGGAATGAAGTATTTCATGTCCAACAAACAGTTGGAGGTGGTGCTCACACACATATCTCGGGCTTTGAAGATAATGCTGTTCGGTATGGGAATCATCCTTCTCCATATGGTGCAGACAGTCTTTACCAAGTGCCACAAAATTTGGCTCCCATTCAATCTTCAAGGAGAAAAGTACAACCCCCTGTGCGTCCAGGAACATCTTACGAATCACCGGGTTTGATGATGCCAAATGGTGGGATGAATTCGGGTTTCATAAGACGTACACAAGATGGGAGTCCAAGATATCCCTTTGTCGGGGTTGATGATCAAGTTCAGAGTCCTTGGTCTATGCAGAATGATACTAAATCACAGAGAATGTATGGTTTTGATGGATCTGCTGCCCCGGATTACCTTTACTACCATGGTTCTAGGATATCCCTTGCTCCTGATTCTGTTCAAGGTCAACTTGGTACTTTACATGCGGAATCACCTTCAGAAGCAATACCTATTGCACCCACATCTTCATGCCCAGTTAATGGTAAAGTAGTTGCTTCTTCTGCTTCTGACTATCACCATTCCCCTTCAATGGGCTCTGATGTAATTCTAAGAATGCAAGCTGCAGAGGAGAAAAATCAGATTGTAGAAGTGTATGAAACAAAACCTGCAGAGACAACAAAGCAAGCTGGTGCAGAGACAGTAGAAGAACCAGATGAACATATGAATCTGTCACCaaacaataaacaaaaactAGAATTTGATTCAAATGAACTGAAGCCTATCGAAGAGGAACACCACACTGCCAGAGTTGGCGATGCTGATGCCTCCAATGAAAATGGAAACATTTCAGAGGAAAGATTAATTTTCTTGCCTGAAATGATGGCTTCTGTAAAGAAGTTATATCTGGAGGGTGTTGTAGAAGTGGCTGCTAAAGCCCATGAAGATGCTGGTGCAAATATTACATCTATTCCTAATAATGATGATTCTTCTTCACATGAATTAGCATCTGGG AATTTCAATGCGTGCTTGGAGGCAGAATCAGATGGAGATGGTGAAAATCAGAAAATTTCTAAAATCGAACCtacaacagctgaagctgaagcTTTGGCTAGAGGATTACAG ACAATAAAAAATGATgatttggaagaaattagaGAGCTTGGTTCAGGCACATATGGGGCTGTTTACCATGGAAAATGGAAAGGCTCCGATGTTGCTATTAAAAGAATAAAGGCTAGCTGCTTTGCTGGGAGGCCATCTGAGAGAGAACGTTTG ATTGCAGATTTCTGGAAGGAGGCTCTGACACTGAGTTCACTGCATCATCCCAATGTTGTTTCTTTTTACGGTGTAGTTCGTGATGGCCCCAATGGAAGTTTGGCAACTGTCACAGAGTTCATggtaaatggatctcttaaacAATTTCTGCAAAAGAAAGACAG GACAATTGATCGGCGTAAAAGACTAATTATAGCCATGGACGTTGCATTTGGGATGGAATATTTGCATGGAAAGAATATAGTTCATTTTGATCTGAAGTGCGAGAACTTACTTGTAAACATGAGAGATCCACAACGACCTGTCTGTAAG ATTGGAGATCTGGGCTTATCAAAGGTCAAGCAACATACCTTAGTGTCAGGGGGGGTTCGCGGAACTTTGCCATGGATGGCACCGGAACTGTTGAGTGGGAAAAGTCATATGGTATCTGAAAAA ATTGACGTTTATTCATTTGGGATTGTCATGTGGGAGCTGCTTACTGGGGAAGAGCCTTATGCAAATAAGCACTGCGCTTTCATAATTG GGGGGATTGTGAACAATACCTTGCGCCCTCAAATCCCGACATGGTGTGACCCTGAGTGGAAAACTTTGATGGAAAGTTGTTGGTCCTCTGATCCAGCAGAGAGGCCATCATTCTCTGAGATTTCACAGAAGTTGAGGAAGATGGCTGCAGCAATTAATGTGAAGTGA
- the LOC103720427 gene encoding uncharacterized protein LOC103720427 isoform X2, with product MESATATAAVPLDEPPRVKFLCSFGGSILPRPLDGRLRYVGGETRIVTVPRDISYEDLLARMRELFEGVVVIKYQQPDEDLDALVSVVNDDDVMNMMEEYDKLGATGDGFTRLRIFLFSQHPDQDAASIVHFDADERETERRYVDALNSLSDTKSPSPPDISEQFFGPPTIEGGIHNQLSLHHLKIPHPSHGQWNGEVDGPWSPAYFSPGCHAAHDPREFPPSPSSARFHLGPGEFNERVSDEFVRQSPGHQLLQYDHHSPHSMENVVWLPPGAIIQEKAGFPSNLGHSHNVMEGSSICEHCRMAFQRNQGSVLDARYLDSRWKHGQPHVEQSNVGNEYVGHFSNSCAECYHGREAYMLNQDVKLDQGRYVQEQNERHRPFYNEPHGHDKGYVLHHHQVNHRLEDPRVHLSGTGRVSEHYVVDGNVMNVPFAHGNVYNEHTVPSNCINHDDTRYLRPGTELGNEVFHVQQTVGGGAHTHISGFEDNAVRYGNHPSPYGADSLYQVPQNLAPIQSSRRKVQPPVRPGTSYESPGLMMPNGGMNSGFIRRTQDGSPRYPFVGVDDQVQSPWSMQNDTKSQRMYGFDGSAAPDYLYYHGSRISLAPDSVQGQLGTLHAESPSEAIPIAPTSSCPVNGKVVASSASDYHHSPSMGSDVILRMQAAEEKNQIVEVYETKPAETTKQAGAETVEEPDEHMNLSPNNKQKLEFDSNELKPIEEEHHTARVGDADASNENGNISEERLIFLPEMMASVKKLYLEGVVEVAAKAHEDAGANITSIPNNDDSSSHELASGNFNACLEAESDGDGENQKISKIEPTTAEAEALARGLQTIKNDDLEEIRELGSGTYGAVYHGKWKGSDVAIKRIKASCFAGRPSERERLIADFWKEALTLSSLHHPNVVSFYGVVRDGPNGSLATVTEFMVNGSLKQFLQKKDRTIDRRKRLIIAMDVAFGMEYLHGKNIVHFDLKCENLLVNMRDPQRPVCKIGDLGLSKVKQHTLVSGGVRGTLPWMAPELLSGKSHMVSEKIDVYSFGIVMWELLTGEEPYANKHCAFIIGGIVNNTLRPQIPTWCDPEWKTLMESCWSSDPAERPSFSEISQKLRKMAAAINVK from the exons ATGGAATCTGCCACTGCTACCGCCGCCGTCCCCCTTGATGAGCCCCCACGCGTCAAGTTCCTCTGCAGCTTCGGTGGGAGCATCCTCCCCCGCCCGCTTGACGGGCGGCTCCGCTATGTTGGTGGTGAGACCAGGATCGTGACCGTCCCCCGAGACATCTCCTATGAGGACCTTTTGGCTCGGATGCGGGAGCTCTTCGAGGGGGTCGTGGTCATCAAGTACCAGCAGCCTGATGAGGACCTTGATGCTTTGGTCTCGGTTGTGAACGATGACGATGTGATGAATATGATGGAGGAGTACGACAAGCTCGGTGCCACCGGCGATGGGTTCACTCGGCTCCGGATCTTCCTCTTCTCGCAGCACCCTGATCAAGATGCGGCCTCTATTGTGCATTTCGATGCTGACGAGCGAGAGACGGAGAGGAGGTATGTCGATGCCCTTAACAGCCTTAGTGACACTAAATCTCCGTCGCCACCTGATATCTCCGAGCAGTTCTTTGGGCCCCCGACCATTGAAGGGGGAATTCACAATCAGCTCAGCTTACATCATCTCAAGATTCCTCACCCCTCTCACGGGCAGTGGAATGGCGAAGTGGATGGTCCATGGAGCCCTGCCTACTTCTCCCCAGGGTGCCATGCTGCCCATGACCCTAGGGAATTCCCACCTTCACCCTCGTCTGCAAGATTCCACCTTGGGCCTGGAGAATTTAATGAAAGGGTTTCGGATGAGTTTGTTAGGCAGTCACCCGGACACCAACTCCTTCAGTACGATCACCACTCTCCACACTCAATGGAGAACGTGGTGTGGCTCCCCCCAGGAGCCATCATCCAAGAAAAGGCTGGATTTCCAAGTAATTTAGGCCATTCTCACAATGTTATGGAGGGAAGTAGTATCTGTGAGCATTGCCGCATGGCTTTTCAGAGGAATCAAGGTTCTGTGTTGGATGCTCGGTATCTTGACTCTCGCTGGAAGCATGGGCAGCCTCACGTGGAGCAATCAAACGTGGGGAATGAATATGTTGGTCATTTTTCTAATTCATGTGCTGAGTGCTACCATGGCAGGGAGGCATATATGTTAAACCAAGATGTGAAACTGGACCAAGGTAGATATGTGCAAGAGCAGAATGAGCGCCACCGCCCTTTCTATAACGAGCCTCATGGTCATGACAAGGGTTATGTTTTACACCACCATCAGGTTAATCATCGACTCGAGGATCCGAGAGTGCATCTCTCAGGAACTGGTCGGGTAAGTGAGCACTATGTTGTTGATGGGAATGTCATGAATGTTCCTTTTGCACACGGAAATGTTTATAATGAACATACAGTTCCATCTAACTGCATCAACCATGATGACACCCGTTACCTTCGACCTGGCACCGAACTTGGGAATGAAGTATTTCATGTCCAACAAACAGTTGGAGGTGGTGCTCACACACATATCTCGGGCTTTGAAGATAATGCTGTTCGGTATGGGAATCATCCTTCTCCATATGGTGCAGACAGTCTTTACCAAGTGCCACAAAATTTGGCTCCCATTCAATCTTCAAGGAGAAAAGTACAACCCCCTGTGCGTCCAGGAACATCTTACGAATCACCGGGTTTGATGATGCCAAATGGTGGGATGAATTCGGGTTTCATAAGACGTACACAAGATGGGAGTCCAAGATATCCCTTTGTCGGGGTTGATGATCAAGTTCAGAGTCCTTGGTCTATGCAGAATGATACTAAATCACAGAGAATGTATGGTTTTGATGGATCTGCTGCCCCGGATTACCTTTACTACCATGGTTCTAGGATATCCCTTGCTCCTGATTCTGTTCAAGGTCAACTTGGTACTTTACATGCGGAATCACCTTCAGAAGCAATACCTATTGCACCCACATCTTCATGCCCAGTTAATGGTAAAGTAGTTGCTTCTTCTGCTTCTGACTATCACCATTCCCCTTCAATGGGCTCTGATGTAATTCTAAGAATGCAAGCTGCAGAGGAGAAAAATCAGATTGTAGAAGTGTATGAAACAAAACCTGCAGAGACAACAAAGCAAGCTGGTGCAGAGACAGTAGAAGAACCAGATGAACATATGAATCTGTCACCaaacaataaacaaaaactAGAATTTGATTCAAATGAACTGAAGCCTATCGAAGAGGAACACCACACTGCCAGAGTTGGCGATGCTGATGCCTCCAATGAAAATGGAAACATTTCAGAGGAAAGATTAATTTTCTTGCCTGAAATGATGGCTTCTGTAAAGAAGTTATATCTGGAGGGTGTTGTAGAAGTGGCTGCTAAAGCCCATGAAGATGCTGGTGCAAATATTACATCTATTCCTAATAATGATGATTCTTCTTCACATGAATTAGCATCTGGG AATTTCAATGCGTGCTTGGAGGCAGAATCAGATGGAGATGGTGAAAATCAGAAAATTTCTAAAATCGAACCtacaacagctgaagctgaagcTTTGGCTAGAGGATTACAG ACAATAAAAAATGATgatttggaagaaattagaGAGCTTGGTTCAGGCACATATGGGGCTGTTTACCATGGAAAATGGAAAGGCTCCGATGTTGCTATTAAAAGAATAAAGGCTAGCTGCTTTGCTGGGAGGCCATCTGAGAGAGAACGTTTG ATTGCAGATTTCTGGAAGGAGGCTCTGACACTGAGTTCACTGCATCATCCCAATGTTGTTTCTTTTTACGGTGTAGTTCGTGATGGCCCCAATGGAAGTTTGGCAACTGTCACAGAGTTCATggtaaatggatctcttaaacAATTTCTGCAAAAGAAAGACAG GACAATTGATCGGCGTAAAAGACTAATTATAGCCATGGACGTTGCATTTGGGATGGAATATTTGCATGGAAAGAATATAGTTCATTTTGATCTGAAGTGCGAGAACTTACTTGTAAACATGAGAGATCCACAACGACCTGTCTGTAAG ATTGGAGATCTGGGCTTATCAAAGGTCAAGCAACATACCTTAGTGTCAGGGGGGGTTCGCGGAACTTTGCCATGGATGGCACCGGAACTGTTGAGTGGGAAAAGTCATATGGTATCTGAAAAA ATTGACGTTTATTCATTTGGGATTGTCATGTGGGAGCTGCTTACTGGGGAAGAGCCTTATGCAAATAAGCACTGCGCTTTCATAATTG GGGGGATTGTGAACAATACCTTGCGCCCTCAAATCCCGACATGGTGTGACCCTGAGTGGAAAACTTTGATGGAAAGTTGTTGGTCCTCTGATCCAGCAGAGAGGCCATCATTCTCTGAGATTTCACAGAAGTTGAGGAAGATGGCTGCAGCAATTAATGTGAAGTGA